A stretch of the Elephas maximus indicus isolate mEleMax1 chromosome 3, mEleMax1 primary haplotype, whole genome shotgun sequence genome encodes the following:
- the DBT gene encoding lipoamide acyltransferase component of branched-chain alpha-keto acid dehydrogenase complex, mitochondrial isoform X3, producing the protein MENNIKLSEVVGSGKDGRILKEDILNYLAKQTGAILPPSPKAEIMLPPPKTKDRSIPIPISKPPVFTGKDRTEPLKGFHKAMVKTMSAALKIPHFGYCDEVDLTELVKLREELKPIAFARGIKLSFMPFFLKAASLGLLQFPILNASVDEACENITYKASHNIGIAMDTEQGLIVPNVKNVQICSVFEIASELNRLQELGSAGQLGTADLTGGTFTISNIGSIGGTYAKPLILPPEVAIGALGSIKALPRFNQKGEVYKAQIMNVSWSADHRVIDGATMSRFSNLWKSYLENPAFMLLDMK; encoded by the exons ATGGAAAACAAT ATTAAGTTAAGTGAAGTTGTTGGCTCAGGAAAAGATGGCAGAATACTTAAAGAAGATATTCTCAACTATTTGGCAAAGCAGACGGGAGCTATATTACCTCCTTCACCAAAAGCTGAAATTATGCTGCCTCCaccaaaaacaaaagacaggagtATTCCTATACCAATATCCAAACCTCCAGTATTCACAGGCAAAGACAGAACAGAACCCCTAAAAG GCTTTCACAAAGCAATGGTCAAGACCATGTCTGCAGCCCTGAAGATTCCTCACTTTGGGTATTGTGATGAGGTTGACCTTACTGAGCTGGTTAAGTTACGAGAagaattaaaacccattgcttttgctCGTGGAATTAAACTCTCCTTTATGCCCTTCTTCTTAAAG GCTGCTTCTTTGGGATTACTACAGTTTCCTATCCTTAATGCTTCTGTGGATGAAGCCTGCGAGAATATAACGTATAAG gcttCTCATAATATTGGAATAGCAATGGATACTGAGCAAGGGTTGATCGTCCCGAATGTGAAAAACGTTCAGATCTGCTCTGTGTTTGAGATTGCCTCTGAATTGAACCGCCTACAGGAACTGGGCTCTGCAGGGCAGCTCGGAACCGCTGACCTTACAGGAGGGACATTTACGATTTCCAATATTGGATCT attGGTGGTACCTATGCCAAACCACTGATATTGCCACCTGAAGTAGCAATTGGGGCTCTTGGATCAATTAag GCCCTTCCTCGATTTAACCAGAAAGGAGAGGTATATAAGGCCCAGATAATGAATGTGAGCTGGTCAGCTGATCACAGAGTTATTGATGGTGCTACAATGTCCCGCTTCTCTAATTTGTGGAAATCCTACTTAGAAAACCCAGCTTTTATGCTATTAGATATGAAATGA